A single region of the Pseudodesulfovibrio sp. JC047 genome encodes:
- a CDS encoding AsmA family protein, with product MNKILKILLAAVVGLIALFIIAIVVVVTTVDPNDYKEEIASAVTEQTGRQLTFEGDIGFTFFPRIGLEVGAMALGNAKGFSPSEMVRIEKAEASIRLMPLLSGTVTIGMVALDGFTLNLAKNAQGITNWDDLVKKDATQETPPVQDEQPATQSGGQIQEFSVQGVEITNANIVFNDQQAGTTSAVNNLNLVIGEVGDTLRFPFELEFDLKLDNPRLETRPMLAGFAKFDQQQGTIEIDEMTFEALNLKLNGSFFASSKNGKTAFSGALSLAEASIRQLMQDMGMDPLETADPKVLEKFMFDLEYTGSDTAVLLEKMTAQLDDTTIDITGSVKNFAKPAIVCAFNIDTIDVDRYLPPSSEKSETATAKEPAPATEQPAQEPDLSALKELDLSAKLTIGKLKAMNLHIADILCQLKAQKGVLTIKPFTAHLYEGSLSAHSILNSNTKRASWTESATLKGVQIGPLLKDLTGKDHLLGTTVVNYDLKGMGLTPPNIKQTITGTASFALMDGAINGVNIAKMLRDGWNRLKGKSVNTDEPARTDFAELLGSAVLKNGYVTNDDLLMKSPLLRVTGAGWADLPKNTTDYTATVTVVGTLKGQDGASMEELNGLPLPIHVKGDLNDPSISLDAKAMAEALLKGQFKEGTKGLEDTLKKNILGGSESGSDEKSKNPFGGLF from the coding sequence ATGAACAAAATTCTCAAAATACTTTTGGCGGCAGTGGTTGGACTCATTGCTTTGTTTATCATTGCAATCGTCGTTGTGGTGACCACGGTTGACCCCAATGACTACAAGGAAGAAATCGCATCGGCGGTCACGGAACAGACCGGCAGGCAATTGACCTTTGAAGGGGATATCGGATTCACATTCTTCCCGAGAATCGGGCTTGAAGTCGGTGCCATGGCGCTCGGCAACGCCAAGGGATTCTCACCGTCCGAGATGGTCCGTATTGAAAAAGCGGAAGCGTCCATCCGCCTCATGCCTCTTTTGTCCGGCACCGTGACGATCGGCATGGTCGCACTGGATGGATTTACCCTCAATCTTGCCAAGAATGCCCAAGGAATCACCAATTGGGATGATCTGGTGAAAAAGGACGCCACGCAAGAGACGCCGCCCGTACAGGATGAACAGCCTGCGACACAATCAGGGGGGCAGATTCAAGAATTCTCGGTGCAGGGCGTGGAAATTACCAATGCGAATATCGTGTTCAACGATCAACAGGCAGGTACCACCAGTGCGGTGAACAATCTGAATCTTGTCATCGGTGAAGTTGGTGATACGCTCCGGTTCCCCTTTGAGCTGGAGTTTGATCTGAAACTCGACAACCCTCGACTGGAAACCCGTCCCATGCTCGCCGGATTTGCAAAATTCGATCAACAGCAGGGAACGATTGAAATCGACGAAATGACGTTTGAAGCACTGAATCTCAAACTGAATGGATCGTTCTTCGCTTCGTCGAAAAATGGAAAAACCGCTTTTTCCGGTGCCTTGTCGCTAGCAGAGGCTTCCATCAGACAGCTTATGCAGGACATGGGCATGGACCCGTTGGAAACAGCTGATCCCAAGGTCCTGGAAAAGTTCATGTTTGATTTGGAATACACCGGTTCTGACACAGCCGTTTTATTGGAGAAAATGACCGCGCAGCTCGATGACACCACCATTGATATCACTGGTTCAGTCAAAAACTTTGCCAAACCGGCCATTGTATGCGCTTTCAACATAGACACGATCGACGTTGATCGGTATTTGCCGCCATCCTCGGAAAAATCCGAAACAGCAACGGCCAAGGAGCCAGCTCCTGCCACGGAACAGCCCGCGCAGGAACCCGACCTGAGTGCGCTCAAGGAGTTGGACCTCTCGGCCAAACTGACCATTGGTAAGCTCAAGGCCATGAATCTGCACATCGCGGACATTCTGTGCCAACTCAAGGCCCAAAAGGGCGTCCTCACCATCAAGCCGTTTACTGCTCATCTCTACGAAGGCAGCCTGTCGGCCCATTCCATTCTGAATAGTAACACCAAGCGTGCCTCCTGGACGGAATCAGCAACGCTCAAAGGGGTGCAGATAGGGCCACTTCTCAAGGATTTGACCGGAAAAGATCATCTGCTTGGCACCACGGTGGTCAATTATGATCTCAAGGGGATGGGGTTGACTCCTCCGAATATCAAACAGACCATCACTGGCACAGCTTCTTTTGCCCTGATGGACGGGGCCATCAATGGTGTCAATATTGCCAAGATGCTCCGTGATGGATGGAATCGTCTCAAGGGGAAATCAGTCAATACGGACGAACCTGCCCGCACCGATTTTGCCGAGCTACTCGGTTCAGCCGTGTTGAAAAATGGGTATGTCACGAACGATGATCTGTTGATGAAGTCGCCACTATTGCGCGTCACTGGCGCGGGATGGGCCGATCTTCCGAAAAACACCACGGATTATACCGCGACCGTGACAGTGGTTGGAACACTCAAAGGGCAGGATGGAGCGTCCATGGAAGAGCTGAACGGACTCCCGTTGCCCATTCACGTCAAAGGCGATCTGAACGATCCGTCAATCAGCCTTGATGCCAAGGCCATGGCCGAAGCTCTGCTCAAAGGGCAGTTCAAGGAAGGAACCAAAGGTTTGGAAGACACCTTGAAGAAAAATATTCTGGGTGGCTCGGAATCGGGTTCCGATGAAAAGTCCAAAAATCCATTTGGTGGACTTTTCTAA
- a CDS encoding DUF4197 domain-containing protein, whose product MKMFFRFFLAVVLVGTLFTLPGSAGWGDSLKQAGDAGSEALGLSYTPSEADAGIREILHMGTDYAVEELGKSGGFSANPAASIPLPDSLSSMVGTSGLLSIFNTAAEDSVDSVGGIFNKTIDTMDIGDPTSMVGGSDTAITDYFEKTARPQLKEMARPVVAQSLETAGLGTYTQAISSAQMLSNATGTSFAPEDYVTDHVLDSMFQYIGDQEKDLRANGAANASDLLKKLF is encoded by the coding sequence ATGAAAATGTTCTTCCGTTTTTTCCTTGCTGTCGTCTTGGTGGGCACGCTGTTTACCCTTCCCGGAAGTGCCGGATGGGGTGACTCGCTCAAACAGGCCGGTGACGCTGGTTCTGAAGCCCTGGGATTGTCGTACACTCCGTCCGAAGCGGATGCCGGTATCCGGGAAATACTCCATATGGGAACCGATTATGCGGTTGAAGAACTGGGGAAAAGCGGGGGATTCTCAGCCAATCCGGCAGCATCCATCCCCCTCCCGGACTCCCTGTCATCCATGGTCGGAACTTCCGGTCTGCTTTCCATCTTCAACACCGCAGCGGAAGATTCAGTTGATTCAGTCGGCGGGATTTTCAACAAGACCATTGACACCATGGACATCGGAGATCCAACCTCCATGGTCGGCGGAAGTGATACGGCCATCACCGATTATTTTGAAAAAACCGCACGGCCACAACTCAAGGAAATGGCCCGTCCAGTGGTCGCGCAAAGCCTGGAAACAGCTGGACTCGGAACGTATACACAGGCCATCTCGTCAGCTCAAATGCTTTCGAATGCCACAGGTACATCCTTTGCTCCAGAAGACTACGTCACGGATCATGTGTTGGACTCCATGTTTCAGTACATCGGTGATCAGGAAAAAGACCTGCGGGCCAATGGTGCGGCCAATGCAAGCGACCTTTTGAAAAAACTGTTTTAG
- a CDS encoding aryl-sulfate sulfotransferase yields the protein MPKKRLIAVTLCLFLFSATAHAGTIFVNEKSVQPGQGTSWATAFSSLQQALSIAQKGDQIWVAEGVYRPTDSTDRNASFHLIPGVEVFGGFFGDETDLTQRKHTQHQTVLSGDIGQPGFPDDNVYHVVSGADGAVLDGFTVTGGYSQNTAWTGEKNRTAASVTARPQLGFGAGLLNFQASPIIRNCTFQDNHALLGGAVYSMTASTQRPTARPAQSPRFENCTFWQNSAVGHGGGVVNEMRTAPLFVSCVFDSNIADVSGGGMFNDFGTAPLILNSIFRNNEAKNGGGIANEGGSTPVLYYATFTGNRSSESGPAVFQGEGALNTTVLTKSIVWENECEGADTRFQNSEQSVIRVQDSVIQHGYAGKSVFRANPGLNRTSETMLNVGYKTNGHRFRASKIQYRIKDIERFDVVKNLPAYTEDYTSSVDPILLATVDKHPVVAPQASSKTATVPPVKTIPSTPQDHAMSQPKSRTPATASHQSIEKIKPAAIPEKQSVIELTPSPTTVTSPAQPTTETATQTPPSLHKAAESTEHSVQPKQQSSSSPVTPTIEPQKTALLTPSATGQSVTNQEASPTSKATTSAKQPNIDMLMLTMDTDGNGYITINEATGTIKDTFWRMDRNGDNTLSRTELVKATESTKRLSPAPAPKITPTTPPKTTTAALAPSTHQPSSRPKITSPAVPVISHAVATEAKQGGYTLFAPIGSKDTLLVDMNGTVVKTWHGKDLSTGAVYLLNNGNLLRSVSPGAGEIRTPFTGKGVTGGIIQEVSPRGQIVWEYSYISNKVRQHHDIAPLPNGNVLLLAWELKTESDIEAAGGSVRTHPDGVIWAEHIVEVRKSGPRSGTIVWEWHVWDHLVQNTDQSAPNYANPVRLPQRMDVNYNPTRTPHWLHANSIEYNPQLRQIVLCLCNTSEVWILDHSTTTEEAASNTGGLMHRGGDILFRWGNPQAYGAAGRPELVEQRDARWVLGDAPGKERILIFNNGNRQTQRSDILEIRPEYYFKSTRLNAQVVWSYSKKGGARFFADQASGAQRLPNGHTLISDSPAGRIVEVSSTAQPLWEYRYSVSGSSSHRPIYRASRIPPDHPGLHRLSITTP from the coding sequence ATGCCAAAAAAACGACTTATCGCCGTCACACTGTGTCTTTTTTTGTTTTCGGCCACTGCTCATGCAGGCACGATATTCGTCAACGAGAAAAGTGTTCAGCCGGGTCAGGGGACATCCTGGGCCACAGCGTTCAGCTCATTGCAACAGGCATTGAGCATCGCTCAAAAAGGCGATCAGATATGGGTTGCCGAAGGCGTGTATCGCCCAACGGACTCCACCGACCGCAATGCCAGCTTCCACCTCATACCCGGGGTGGAAGTGTTTGGCGGATTCTTCGGTGATGAAACTGATCTGACACAACGAAAACACACACAGCATCAGACGGTCCTGTCCGGCGATATCGGGCAACCCGGTTTTCCGGATGACAATGTTTACCACGTTGTCAGCGGCGCGGATGGCGCAGTGCTGGACGGTTTCACCGTGACTGGCGGGTATAGCCAGAACACGGCATGGACCGGCGAAAAAAATCGAACAGCGGCATCGGTGACAGCCCGACCCCAGCTCGGATTTGGCGCGGGGTTGCTTAATTTTCAGGCATCTCCCATCATTCGCAATTGCACGTTTCAGGACAATCACGCATTGCTGGGCGGCGCAGTCTATTCCATGACCGCTTCGACGCAGCGTCCGACCGCTCGTCCGGCTCAATCGCCCCGTTTTGAAAATTGTACCTTTTGGCAGAATTCGGCCGTGGGTCACGGTGGCGGCGTGGTCAATGAAATGCGGACAGCTCCGCTATTTGTCTCTTGCGTTTTTGATTCAAATATCGCCGATGTTTCCGGCGGCGGGATGTTTAATGATTTCGGGACGGCCCCGTTGATACTCAATTCGATTTTTCGCAATAATGAAGCGAAAAACGGCGGTGGTATAGCGAATGAAGGCGGTTCCACCCCGGTCCTGTATTATGCGACATTCACGGGCAATCGTTCTTCCGAATCCGGTCCTGCCGTTTTTCAAGGCGAGGGCGCACTGAACACGACTGTCCTGACGAAATCCATTGTCTGGGAGAATGAATGCGAAGGCGCGGACACCCGTTTCCAAAACAGTGAACAGTCCGTTATCCGAGTGCAGGATTCCGTGATTCAGCATGGATACGCAGGAAAATCCGTCTTCCGGGCAAATCCGGGTCTGAATCGCACTTCCGAGACCATGTTGAATGTCGGGTACAAGACCAACGGACACCGATTCCGTGCGTCAAAGATTCAATACAGAATCAAGGACATCGAGCGTTTTGATGTGGTCAAGAACCTGCCTGCCTACACCGAGGACTATACGTCTTCGGTCGATCCGATCCTTCTTGCAACTGTGGACAAGCATCCGGTTGTCGCCCCGCAGGCTTCTTCAAAAACAGCCACTGTCCCGCCAGTCAAAACCATTCCGTCAACACCGCAGGACCACGCGATGTCACAACCAAAATCGCGCACACCAGCGACTGCATCGCACCAATCGATCGAAAAAATCAAACCGGCTGCCATTCCCGAAAAGCAATCGGTCATCGAATTGACCCCATCGCCGACCACTGTGACAAGCCCGGCCCAGCCCACAACCGAGACCGCGACACAGACTCCGCCGTCTTTGCACAAGGCCGCAGAGTCCACTGAGCATTCGGTTCAGCCGAAACAGCAGTCTTCATCATCTCCGGTCACGCCGACAATCGAACCGCAAAAAACAGCACTTCTTACTCCTTCGGCAACCGGACAGAGCGTCACGAATCAAGAGGCCTCCCCGACATCCAAAGCAACGACGTCGGCCAAACAGCCAAATATCGATATGCTCATGCTGACCATGGATACGGACGGGAATGGGTATATTACCATTAATGAGGCGACCGGGACCATCAAGGATACTTTTTGGCGCATGGATCGCAATGGCGACAACACGCTCTCCAGGACAGAGCTGGTCAAGGCCACCGAATCCACCAAACGTCTCAGCCCTGCACCGGCACCGAAAATCACCCCCACAACACCTCCGAAAACAACGACAGCGGCCTTGGCACCGAGCACGCATCAACCGAGTTCCCGACCGAAAATTACCAGCCCTGCGGTTCCGGTCATTTCTCACGCCGTAGCGACTGAAGCCAAACAAGGCGGCTATACCCTTTTCGCCCCCATTGGGAGTAAGGATACCTTGCTGGTGGACATGAACGGGACCGTGGTCAAGACATGGCATGGCAAGGACCTTTCAACCGGGGCTGTCTATCTGCTCAATAACGGCAACCTGTTGCGCAGCGTCTCTCCAGGGGCAGGAGAAATTCGTACCCCGTTTACGGGGAAGGGCGTCACCGGCGGCATTATTCAGGAGGTCTCTCCCCGGGGCCAGATCGTCTGGGAATATTCGTACATCTCGAACAAAGTTCGTCAGCATCACGACATCGCGCCCTTGCCCAATGGAAATGTGTTGCTTCTGGCCTGGGAATTGAAAACAGAATCCGACATTGAAGCGGCGGGCGGGTCTGTTCGTACCCACCCGGATGGGGTCATTTGGGCAGAACATATCGTGGAAGTCCGCAAATCCGGTCCCCGAAGCGGGACCATCGTTTGGGAGTGGCATGTATGGGATCATCTTGTGCAAAATACCGATCAGTCGGCACCGAATTATGCCAACCCGGTTCGATTGCCACAGCGGATGGACGTCAATTACAATCCGACACGCACCCCGCACTGGCTCCACGCGAACTCCATCGAGTATAATCCGCAACTCCGGCAGATTGTCCTCTGCCTTTGCAACACCAGCGAGGTCTGGATACTCGATCACTCGACCACCACGGAAGAAGCTGCATCCAATACCGGCGGTCTCATGCACCGGGGAGGAGACATCCTTTTCCGCTGGGGGAATCCACAGGCCTACGGTGCAGCAGGGCGGCCCGAACTGGTGGAACAACGTGATGCACGCTGGGTGCTCGGCGACGCACCGGGAAAAGAACGCATTTTGATTTTCAACAACGGCAATCGTCAGACACAACGGTCTGATATTCTGGAAATACGACCTGAATACTATTTCAAATCGACCCGCCTGAACGCACAGGTCGTCTGGTCGTACAGCAAAAAAGGTGGCGCACGGTTCTTTGCGGACCAGGCGTCTGGAGCGCAACGGCTGCCCAATGGACATACTCTTATCAGTGACAGTCCGGCGGGGCGGATTGTCGAAGTCTCTTCTACTGCACAACCTCTTTGGGAATATCGTTATTCCGTCTCCGGCAGCTCCTCTCATCGCCCCATATATCGGGCCAGTCGAATTCCGCCGGATCATCCGGGACTTCATCGACTCTCGATCACCACGCCATAA